In the genome of Mycobacterium kansasii ATCC 12478, one region contains:
- the rpsP gene encoding 30S ribosomal protein S16 yields MAVKIKLTRLGKIRNPQYRIAVADARTRRDGRSIEVIGRYHPKEEPSLIEINSERAQYWLSVGAQPTEPVLKLLKITGDWQKFKGLPGAEGRLKVAPPKPSKLELFNAALAAAEGGPTTEAAKPKKKSPAKKAAKGAQEVGATPEAGAAAEKTEAPAEGAQQSEPTES; encoded by the coding sequence ATGGCTGTGAAAATCAAGCTCACCCGGCTTGGCAAGATCCGCAATCCCCAGTACCGCATCGCCGTCGCCGATGCTCGTACCCGCCGCGACGGCCGCTCAATCGAGGTCATCGGCAGGTACCACCCCAAAGAAGAGCCGAGCCTGATCGAGATCAACTCCGAGCGCGCCCAGTACTGGCTGTCGGTGGGTGCTCAGCCTACCGAACCTGTCCTCAAGCTGCTCAAGATCACCGGCGACTGGCAGAAGTTCAAGGGACTTCCGGGTGCGGAGGGCCGGTTGAAGGTTGCCCCGCCCAAGCCCAGCAAGCTCGAATTGTTCAACGCTGCGCTGGCCGCCGCAGAGGGCGGTCCCACCACCGAGGCCGCCAAACCGAAGAAGAAGTCGCCGGCCAAGAAGGCTGCCAAGGGTGCCCAAGAAGTCGGCGCCACCCCTGAAGCCGGTGCCGCGGCCGAGAAGACAGAAGCGCCCGCCGAGGGTGCCCAACAGTCCGAGCCGACCG